A window of the Roseovarius sp. S88 genome harbors these coding sequences:
- a CDS encoding response regulator has product MSDPAPHLLIVDDDERIRELLRKFLDRHGFLVSVARDADHARRVLSGLEFDLIVMDVMMPGQDGVAFTRALRETITTPILLLTAKGETMDRIKGLEAGADDYLPKPFEPKELLLRINAILRRMPEPEPEHVTPKVLNMGPVRFDIERSELMRGEELVRLTATEIQLMRIFAENLREPVSRTKLVEDLGRDKGQAQERAVDVQITRLRRKIEADPKQPRYLQTVRGEGYMLAPD; this is encoded by the coding sequence ATGAGCGACCCTGCCCCTCATCTTTTGATCGTCGATGATGACGAACGCATTCGGGAACTTCTGCGAAAATTTTTGGATCGGCATGGGTTTTTGGTTTCTGTTGCTAGGGATGCCGACCATGCTCGCCGTGTGCTGTCCGGACTCGAGTTCGATCTCATCGTCATGGACGTGATGATGCCCGGTCAGGATGGCGTTGCCTTTACCCGGGCCTTACGAGAAACCATCACCACCCCCATCCTACTTTTGACGGCCAAAGGCGAAACCATGGATCGGATCAAAGGGCTGGAGGCCGGTGCGGACGATTACTTGCCCAAGCCGTTTGAGCCCAAAGAGCTGCTTTTGCGCATCAATGCAATCCTTCGCCGTATGCCGGAACCCGAACCTGAACATGTGACGCCCAAAGTTCTGAACATGGGTCCTGTCAGGTTTGACATCGAACGCTCAGAGCTAATGCGAGGAGAAGAACTTGTTCGCCTGACCGCCACGGAAATTCAACTGATGCGCATTTTTGCGGAAAACCTAAGGGAACCTGTGAGCCGAACCAAGCTAGTCGAAGATCTGGGCCGCGACAAAGGTCAGGCACAAGAGCGCGCCGTGGATGTTCAAATCACACGCCTGCGCCGTAAGATTGAGGCGGATCCAAAACAACCGCGCTACCTACAAACCGTGCGGGGCGAAGGTTATATGCTGGCCCCGGACTAG
- a CDS encoding ABC transporter ATP-binding protein produces the protein MLDSQSSDAFVAFERVQKSYDGEILVVKDLNLSIPKGEFLTMLGPSGSGKTTCLMMLAGFETATHGKILLDGVSINNIPPHKRGIGMVFQNYALFPHMTVAENLSFPLEVRKLGKSDREAKVKRALDMVQMGDFGGRRPAQLSGGQQQRIALARALVFEPELVLMDEPLGALDKQLREHMQFEITNLAHDLGITTVYVTHDQTEALTMSDRVAVFDDGRIQQIDAPDVLYESPKNSFVAQFIGENNTLVGTVKEIKGEIALVELDDGELIDCKPVNVSAVGDRTLVSIRPERVEFDKNRLKKGTHTIKAEVLEFIYMGDIFRTRLRVAGNDNFVIKSRNAPDQVRLTPGETIEIGWLPEDCRALDAP, from the coding sequence TTGCTAGACTCGCAATCCAGCGATGCATTTGTCGCATTTGAGCGTGTGCAAAAGAGTTATGATGGAGAGATACTGGTCGTCAAAGACCTGAACTTGTCCATCCCGAAAGGTGAATTTTTGACAATGCTTGGGCCTTCTGGGTCAGGCAAGACAACCTGTCTGATGATGCTTGCTGGTTTTGAGACAGCAACTCATGGCAAAATTCTCCTTGATGGCGTGTCAATTAACAACATCCCGCCGCATAAGCGCGGTATCGGAATGGTGTTTCAAAACTACGCGCTCTTCCCGCATATGACTGTGGCGGAGAACCTGTCCTTCCCGCTAGAGGTTCGCAAGCTGGGCAAATCGGATCGTGAAGCCAAAGTTAAACGCGCACTTGATATGGTGCAAATGGGCGATTTTGGCGGCCGCAGGCCTGCTCAACTTTCGGGTGGTCAACAACAGCGTATCGCCCTCGCGCGTGCACTGGTGTTTGAGCCGGAACTGGTTTTGATGGACGAACCGCTTGGCGCACTTGACAAGCAGTTGCGCGAGCACATGCAGTTTGAGATCACTAATCTTGCGCATGATCTGGGGATTACCACGGTGTATGTGACACACGACCAGACCGAAGCGCTGACAATGTCAGACCGTGTTGCTGTGTTTGACGATGGCCGTATCCAGCAGATTGATGCGCCCGATGTTCTATATGAAAGCCCCAAGAACAGTTTCGTGGCTCAGTTCATCGGTGAGAACAACACGCTTGTCGGCACTGTCAAAGAGATCAAAGGCGAAATTGCTTTGGTGGAACTTGATGACGGTGAACTGATTGATTGCAAACCTGTGAATGTCAGCGCCGTCGGTGATCGCACACTGGTGTCGATCCGGCCGGAACGTGTGGAATTCGATAAAAACCGCCTTAAGAAGGGCACCCATACAATTAAGGCCGAAGTTCTGGAATTCATCTACATGGGTGACATTTTCCGCACGCGGCTTCGCGTGGCAGGGAACGACAACTTTGTGATCAAATCGCGAAATGCGCCTGATCAGGTGCGCCTAACGCCGGGTGAAACGATTGAAATCGGCTGGTTGCCGGAAGATTGTCGGGCGCTGGATGCGCCCTAG
- a CDS encoding MarR family winged helix-turn-helix transcriptional regulator has translation MADVQSGENLLFLTDEQLRQGIEAMFFAYRGFTADPDLILAELAYGRAHHRAIHFIARRPGTTVSNLLSILGVTKQSLNRVLRTLIDDGLVRSEKGTADKRERHLTLTEAGEALEQRLSDAQRVRMRSAYRAAGPTAVAGFRQVLEAMMDPDLRRKYKAMRETDT, from the coding sequence ATGGCAGATGTACAAAGCGGGGAGAACCTGCTGTTCCTGACAGATGAACAGCTTCGGCAGGGAATTGAAGCGATGTTTTTTGCCTATCGAGGATTTACTGCCGATCCAGATCTTATTCTTGCGGAACTTGCCTACGGGCGGGCGCATCATCGGGCCATTCATTTCATCGCCCGCAGGCCAGGAACCACCGTAAGCAATCTTTTGAGCATTTTGGGTGTGACCAAACAGTCGCTCAATCGGGTTCTGCGCACGCTCATCGACGATGGACTGGTGAGGAGCGAAAAAGGTACTGCAGACAAACGGGAACGTCACCTGACATTGACCGAGGCCGGAGAGGCGCTTGAACAACGCTTGTCCGATGCGCAACGCGTGCGAATGCGGTCCGCCTATCGGGCCGCTGGCCCAACCGCGGTTGCTGGATTTCGGCAAGTCCTGGAGGCCATGATGGACCCGGACCTTCGACGTAAATACAAAGCCATGAGAGAGACAGATACATGA
- a CDS encoding extracellular solute-binding protein: MKLTTTLMASTALVVAAGSAFADGHAKMADSMTVVSWGGAYQKSQQNAYTIPYAEMHEGLEVIWDESSAEAVAKLRAMDEAGSVTWDVVDVVAADALRLCDEGLAIEIDPEKDLAAAPDGTSAEEDFGELLVGDCFIPQIVYSTTFGFRTDMVPDGVEPPSQICDVFDLEKYPGKRSLEKRPINNVEWALLCDGVAKEDVYDVLATEEGQQQALDKLSTIKDNVIWWSAGADTPQLLADGEVFMGSTYNGRLFAAIEEQKQPIGMMWDAQVFDLDGWIIPANLPEDRLHRAMDFVKFATDTQRLADQAKYISYGPARASSAPLVGQHAELGIDMAPHMPTDPNNAANTFLYNYEFWADYRDDIDAKFQAWLAQ; this comes from the coding sequence ATGAAACTGACGACAACACTTATGGCATCGACCGCACTTGTGGTTGCGGCTGGATCGGCCTTTGCCGATGGCCATGCCAAAATGGCAGACTCCATGACAGTGGTTTCGTGGGGCGGTGCTTACCAAAAGAGCCAACAGAACGCCTACACAATTCCGTATGCGGAAATGCATGAAGGTCTGGAAGTTATCTGGGACGAAAGCTCAGCTGAGGCTGTGGCAAAACTTCGGGCGATGGATGAAGCCGGTAGCGTTACATGGGACGTAGTTGATGTCGTGGCCGCTGACGCGCTGCGTTTGTGCGACGAAGGTCTGGCGATTGAAATTGATCCTGAGAAAGATCTTGCTGCAGCACCTGATGGTACATCTGCTGAAGAAGACTTTGGTGAACTGCTGGTTGGCGACTGCTTTATCCCGCAGATCGTGTATTCGACAACCTTTGGCTTCCGTACAGATATGGTGCCAGACGGCGTTGAGCCTCCAAGCCAAATCTGTGACGTGTTTGACTTGGAAAAGTACCCAGGCAAGCGTTCGCTGGAAAAGCGTCCGATCAACAACGTCGAATGGGCTCTGCTCTGTGACGGAGTGGCCAAGGAAGACGTCTATGATGTTCTGGCCACCGAAGAAGGTCAGCAGCAAGCGCTCGACAAGCTTTCGACGATCAAGGACAACGTGATCTGGTGGTCTGCTGGTGCCGACACGCCTCAGCTTCTGGCCGATGGCGAAGTCTTCATGGGTTCGACCTACAATGGCCGCCTCTTTGCAGCGATCGAAGAACAGAAGCAGCCAATTGGCATGATGTGGGACGCTCAGGTGTTTGACCTGGACGGCTGGATCATTCCGGCGAACCTGCCTGAGGATCGTCTGCACCGCGCGATGGACTTTGTGAAGTTTGCGACAGACACGCAGCGTCTGGCGGATCAGGCCAAGTACATCTCCTACGGTCCAGCTCGTGCATCCTCTGCACCGCTTGTTGGTCAGCACGCAGAGTTGGGTATCGATATGGCCCCGCATATGCCGACCGATCCGAACAACGCCGCGAATACGTTCCTCTACAATTATGAGTTCTGGGCGGACTATCGCGACGACATCGACGCCAAATTCCAGGCGTGGCTGGCTCAATAA
- a CDS encoding branched-chain amino acid aminotransferase translates to MAAYDDRDGKIWMDGKLVEWRDANVHILTHGLHYASSVFEGERCYNGKIFESRKHSERLHFSAGQLDFEIPFTVDEIEAAKIEVLQANGFTDAYVRAVAWRSSGEDMGVAAARNPVRLAIAAWEWGAYYGDAKMKGAKLDISKWKRPSPETIPSHAKAAGLYMICTLSKHEAEAKGCSDAMMFDYRGYVAEATGANIFFVKDGEVHTPDPDCFLNGITRQTVISMLRDRQVKVHERHIMPEELESFEQCWLTGTAAEVTPVGQIGDYNFEVGALTRDIAEGYEVLVRE, encoded by the coding sequence ATGGCAGCGTATGATGATCGTGACGGCAAGATCTGGATGGATGGAAAACTGGTCGAATGGAGAGATGCGAATGTGCATATCCTGACCCATGGACTTCATTACGCCAGTTCCGTCTTTGAAGGTGAGCGGTGCTACAACGGCAAGATTTTTGAGAGTCGAAAGCATTCAGAGCGTTTGCATTTCTCCGCTGGGCAGCTTGATTTCGAAATTCCGTTTACGGTTGATGAAATTGAAGCAGCAAAGATCGAAGTGCTGCAGGCAAATGGCTTTACTGACGCCTATGTCCGAGCCGTAGCATGGCGTTCATCCGGCGAAGACATGGGTGTCGCCGCAGCACGCAATCCCGTGCGCCTGGCCATCGCGGCCTGGGAATGGGGCGCCTATTATGGGGATGCCAAGATGAAGGGCGCCAAGCTTGATATCTCTAAGTGGAAACGGCCCAGCCCCGAGACAATCCCGAGCCATGCCAAGGCCGCGGGTCTCTATATGATCTGTACGCTGAGCAAACACGAAGCTGAGGCCAAAGGGTGCAGCGATGCCATGATGTTCGACTATCGCGGCTATGTGGCCGAAGCGACGGGTGCCAACATCTTTTTCGTCAAGGATGGCGAGGTGCACACACCCGACCCTGATTGCTTCTTAAATGGGATCACGCGCCAGACTGTGATCAGCATGCTGCGCGACCGGCAGGTCAAGGTGCACGAGCGTCACATCATGCCCGAGGAGCTGGAAAGCTTTGAGCAGTGTTGGCTCACTGGAACCGCGGCAGAAGTGACGCCGGTTGGGCAGATCGGGGACTATAATTTTGAAGTGGGTGCTCTAACGCGCGATATCGCGGAAGGGTATGAGGTGTTGGTGCGGGAGTAG
- a CDS encoding ABC transporter permease, with amino-acid sequence MSDLKVSIPRPPLTNFTLPLTAVLGAMFGFVAGNVYGQPWIGALGGAVVGAVMAFVAHSMSDRRTATRWGTIAVLAIAGLLAGGLGAAVSGVIIGAVMSWFAYWLDSGAYRKNVPIYYTAGQTLWYNSFLFICGLVFFFLIAPLFPVMWLSFNAEDFFTFTPEMLNFQAEGYSLKHYRNFLGTEEWMTPLKNSLIIAPFATFISVSLGTLAAIGLSQSHVPGRQAIMAILISPMIVPLIISATGMFFFYAPLGNWLEANLNLDQKLVGYMKVILAHAALGVPFVIITVTATLVGFDRSLTRAAANMGADPITTFFRVQMPLILPGVISGGLFAFITSFDEVVVVLFVGSAQQQTLPWQMFTGLREQISPTILAAATILVTVSILLLTAVELLRRRSERLRGLSPG; translated from the coding sequence ATGTCTGATCTCAAAGTAAGCATTCCTCGCCCGCCGCTGACCAATTTCACCTTGCCTCTGACCGCCGTTTTGGGCGCTATGTTCGGATTTGTGGCCGGGAATGTGTACGGCCAACCTTGGATAGGGGCTTTAGGTGGCGCTGTTGTTGGCGCAGTCATGGCCTTTGTCGCGCATTCCATGTCAGATCGCAGAACCGCCACGCGCTGGGGCACAATCGCCGTGCTAGCAATTGCAGGTCTTTTAGCGGGCGGTCTGGGTGCAGCGGTGTCCGGTGTGATCATTGGCGCTGTGATGAGCTGGTTCGCCTATTGGCTCGATTCGGGTGCCTACCGCAAGAACGTTCCGATCTACTACACAGCGGGTCAAACGTTGTGGTACAACAGTTTCCTGTTTATCTGCGGTTTGGTGTTCTTCTTTCTGATCGCGCCGCTCTTTCCGGTCATGTGGCTAAGCTTCAATGCCGAAGACTTCTTTACCTTCACGCCAGAGATGTTGAACTTCCAGGCCGAGGGGTATTCGCTCAAGCACTACCGCAATTTCCTGGGCACAGAAGAATGGATGACCCCGCTTAAGAATTCTCTAATCATTGCACCATTCGCGACCTTTATCTCGGTCAGCTTGGGAACACTGGCTGCCATCGGCCTGTCTCAGTCGCACGTACCCGGGCGGCAGGCGATTATGGCAATCCTGATTTCACCCATGATCGTTCCGCTTATCATCTCGGCCACTGGTATGTTCTTCTTTTATGCTCCGCTTGGAAATTGGCTGGAGGCAAATCTGAACCTGGATCAGAAGCTGGTTGGCTACATGAAGGTCATTCTGGCCCACGCTGCACTGGGTGTGCCATTTGTGATCATCACGGTCACGGCGACGCTTGTTGGCTTTGACCGCTCGCTGACACGGGCTGCGGCCAACATGGGCGCGGATCCGATCACCACCTTCTTTCGCGTGCAAATGCCACTCATTCTGCCGGGTGTGATCTCGGGCGGTCTCTTTGCGTTCATAACCTCCTTTGACGAGGTGGTCGTGGTGCTCTTTGTTGGGTCTGCCCAGCAACAGACCTTGCCCTGGCAGATGTTCACGGGCTTGCGCGAACAGATCAGCCCGACCATCCTTGCCGCGGCGACGATCCTGGTGACCGTCTCGATCCTGCTGCTGACAGCGGTCGAGTTGCTGCGCCGCCGGTCTGAACGGTTGCGTGGTCTGAGCCCGGGGTAA
- the leuD gene encoding 3-isopropylmalate dehydratase small subunit has product MDKFETLTGIAAPMPLVNIDTDMIIPKQFLKTIKRSGLGANLFDEMRFDRQGSEIPDFVLNQSQYRDAEILVAGDNFGCGSSREHAPWAIKDFGIRCVISTSFADIFYNNCFKNGILPIVLPQEQVDVLMKDAEKGSNARMTIDLEAQTVATSDGEVFTFEVDPFKKRCLLEGLDDIGLTMEKASAIDVFEAQASAARPWV; this is encoded by the coding sequence ATGGACAAATTTGAAACACTCACCGGAATTGCAGCGCCTATGCCGCTCGTGAACATCGACACGGATATGATCATTCCCAAGCAGTTTCTGAAAACAATCAAACGGTCTGGTTTGGGCGCGAACTTGTTTGACGAGATGCGGTTTGACCGCCAGGGCAGCGAAATCCCTGATTTTGTGCTGAATCAATCCCAGTATCGCGATGCAGAGATACTCGTCGCAGGTGACAATTTCGGCTGCGGGTCCAGCCGCGAACATGCGCCTTGGGCAATCAAGGATTTTGGCATCCGATGCGTCATATCCACCAGCTTTGCCGATATCTTTTACAACAACTGCTTCAAGAACGGCATTCTGCCCATTGTGCTTCCGCAAGAGCAGGTTGATGTGCTGATGAAGGACGCCGAAAAAGGCTCTAACGCACGTATGACCATTGATCTGGAGGCACAAACGGTGGCTACGTCGGATGGCGAAGTATTCACCTTTGAAGTTGATCCATTCAAGAAACGCTGCTTACTCGAAGGTCTCGATGACATCGGCTTGACCATGGAGAAAGCCAGCGCAATCGACGTCTTCGAAGCGCAAGCAAGCGCCGCGCGCCCTTGGGTTTAG
- a CDS encoding flavodoxin family protein: MTNIVCLLGSPRKAGNSDLLAERFCAAAEVHGAQTQTHSLRDLRFQGYTEANGHMNEYGPDDDLGPVLADVEGADVLVLATPIYFCNISGLTKLALDRFFAFLVPDYLTAEIPSKLGRDKTLVFVQTQGESKDHYADILEQYAPAFDKLGFTHRYLLRACNVREFGDITRHTEALMEADLLARRIVLGNEA, encoded by the coding sequence ATGACAAATATAGTTTGCCTTTTGGGTAGCCCGCGGAAGGCGGGCAACAGTGATCTTTTGGCAGAGAGGTTTTGCGCGGCCGCAGAGGTCCACGGCGCACAAACTCAAACGCATTCTCTGCGCGATTTGCGGTTTCAAGGATATACGGAAGCTAACGGTCATATGAATGAATATGGGCCTGACGATGATCTTGGACCCGTGCTTGCCGATGTTGAAGGTGCAGATGTGTTGGTGCTCGCGACACCAATTTACTTCTGTAACATTTCCGGTTTGACAAAACTGGCGCTCGACCGTTTCTTTGCTTTTCTGGTGCCAGATTACCTTACGGCTGAGATCCCCTCAAAACTTGGTCGCGATAAGACCTTGGTTTTTGTTCAGACCCAAGGTGAAAGCAAAGATCACTACGCAGATATCCTGGAACAGTATGCACCAGCTTTTGATAAGCTTGGGTTCACACATCGCTATCTCCTACGTGCGTGTAATGTAAGAGAGTTTGGTGATATCACCCGCCATACTGAAGCTCTGATGGAAGCTGATCTTTTGGCCCGGCGCATTGTATTGGGAAATGAAGCATAG
- a CDS encoding ABC transporter permease gives MSDTMQTGPVLAADGSPLKRSLSRTLRRQKLRALLLIAPLLIFVLVTFIVPIVSMLFRSVENQIVSHTLPQTVEALQEWDPNSGEPPEEAVYQALFFDMFKAAEAKRHTQVGNRLNYEQPGLSSMFRGTGRSLDDMGEEFEVALVDIDPAFKTSEFWFELLSGEGADLFLKDRRAILAAMVGESMRGDIGFAPSAEALALLPATTEAYTDFAIWTAIVEEDVVAEERPWEAVYAGLGVDLRSAEVVQQIASYDGPGASALKAAAANLDQLPQESFRDMFVETDEDWLDTEGWRTMALYSPDYTTGYFLNSVDLQKTIEGVEARPETQQIYIKLFIRTLYMSLIITGACILLGYPVAWILANLPLRTANVLMILVLLPFWTSLLVRTSAWKVLLQQQGVINEILVWLGFVDDANRLIIMNNATGTIIAMTHILLPFMILPLYSVMKTIPPTYLRAAKSLGATNWTAFWRVYFPQSVPGIGAGSILVFILSIGYYITPEIVGGTDGVFISNRIAYHISSSLNWGLAAALGTILLLVVLALYWCYDRIVGIDNVKLGAELCLISK, from the coding sequence ATGAGCGACACCATGCAGACCGGCCCTGTTCTGGCCGCGGACGGCTCACCGTTAAAGCGCAGCCTTTCCCGCACATTACGGCGTCAGAAGCTTAGAGCGCTTCTGCTGATTGCGCCTCTGCTGATTTTTGTGTTGGTCACATTCATCGTGCCCATCGTGTCTATGTTGTTCCGGTCTGTGGAAAATCAGATCGTTTCGCACACTCTGCCTCAAACGGTTGAAGCCCTTCAGGAGTGGGATCCCAACAGTGGAGAGCCCCCTGAGGAAGCTGTCTATCAGGCCCTCTTTTTTGACATGTTCAAAGCGGCGGAAGCCAAGAGACATACGCAGGTTGGCAACCGCTTGAATTATGAACAGCCTGGGCTGTCTTCGATGTTCCGCGGCACGGGCCGTAGTCTTGATGACATGGGTGAAGAATTTGAAGTTGCGCTTGTGGACATCGATCCCGCATTCAAAACATCCGAGTTTTGGTTTGAATTGCTGTCGGGCGAAGGGGCTGACTTGTTTTTGAAAGACCGCCGCGCGATACTTGCTGCGATGGTCGGCGAAAGCATGCGGGGTGATATTGGATTTGCGCCTTCTGCAGAGGCGCTTGCATTGCTTCCGGCCACCACCGAAGCCTACACAGATTTCGCCATCTGGACGGCCATCGTTGAAGAAGATGTTGTTGCCGAAGAGCGCCCTTGGGAGGCTGTCTATGCTGGTTTGGGTGTTGATCTTCGCTCGGCCGAAGTCGTGCAGCAGATCGCGTCCTACGATGGCCCAGGTGCGTCCGCCCTCAAAGCGGCGGCGGCAAATCTTGATCAACTGCCGCAAGAAAGCTTTCGCGATATGTTCGTGGAGACTGACGAGGATTGGCTTGATACCGAAGGCTGGCGCACGATGGCGCTCTATAGTCCGGACTACACGACGGGCTATTTTCTGAACTCTGTTGATTTGCAGAAAACTATCGAGGGCGTCGAAGCACGTCCTGAAACGCAGCAGATCTACATCAAACTGTTTATCCGCACTCTTTACATGTCTCTGATCATTACGGGGGCGTGTATCCTTTTGGGTTATCCTGTCGCGTGGATTCTCGCAAACTTGCCGCTGCGCACCGCAAACGTTCTGATGATCCTGGTTCTATTGCCATTCTGGACATCACTTTTGGTGCGGACCAGTGCATGGAAAGTGCTCTTGCAACAGCAAGGCGTGATCAATGAAATTCTGGTCTGGCTGGGTTTTGTGGATGACGCGAACCGGCTCATTATAATGAACAATGCGACCGGAACGATTATTGCAATGACGCATATCCTGCTGCCATTCATGATCTTGCCGCTGTATTCGGTGATGAAAACCATTCCGCCAACCTATTTGCGCGCGGCCAAGTCTCTGGGCGCAACGAACTGGACGGCGTTTTGGCGGGTTTACTTCCCGCAGTCGGTGCCGGGTATCGGGGCGGGTTCGATCCTCGTCTTCATTCTTTCGATTGGCTATTACATTACGCCCGAGATCGTCGGCGGCACTGACGGTGTCTTTATCTCCAACAGGATCGCGTATCACATCTCCAGTTCACTGAACTGGGGTCTTGCTGCGGCACTCGGTACGATCCTTTTGCTGGTCGTTTTGGCGCTTTACTGGTGTTACGACAGGATTGTCGGCATCGATAATGTGAAGCTGGGGGCTGAGCTATGTCTGATCTCAAAGTAA
- the leuC gene encoding 3-isopropylmalate dehydratase large subunit, whose translation MSPKTLYDKIWDAHLADEAEDGTCLLYIDRHLVHEVTSPQAFEGLRMAGRKVRAPEKTIAVPDHNVPTTPGRENPANMTEDSAIQVAALDKNAKDFGIHYYPVSDVRQGIVHIVGPEQGWTLPGMTVVCGDSHTATHGAFGALAHGIGTSEVEHVLATQTLIQKKSKNMKVEITGKLRPGVTAKDITLSVIGKTGTAGGTGYVIEYCGEAIRDLSMEGRMTVCNMAIEGGARAGLIAPDEKTFEYCKGRPHAPKGAQWEAALNWWKTLYSDDDAHWDMVVTIAGEDIAPVVTWGTSPEDVLPITAKVPSPDDFEGGKVGAAQRSLDYMGLTPGTPLSDIEIDTVFIGSCTNGRIEDLRAAAEILKGKKIKDGLRAMVVPGSGLVRLQAEEEGLADIFKEAGFEWRLAGCSMCLAMNPDQLSEGERCVSTSNRNFEGRQGYKGRTHLVSPGMAAAAAITGKLTDVREMM comes from the coding sequence ATGTCCCCCAAAACACTCTATGACAAAATCTGGGATGCGCATCTGGCAGATGAGGCCGAAGATGGCACCTGCCTGCTTTATATCGACCGCCACCTTGTGCATGAGGTCACAAGCCCGCAAGCCTTCGAGGGTTTACGAATGGCAGGTCGCAAAGTGCGCGCGCCAGAAAAAACAATTGCCGTGCCGGATCACAATGTTCCGACGACGCCGGGTCGCGAAAACCCGGCCAACATGACCGAGGACAGCGCTATTCAGGTGGCGGCCCTCGATAAGAACGCCAAGGACTTTGGCATTCACTATTATCCCGTCTCCGACGTGCGTCAGGGCATTGTCCATATCGTTGGTCCCGAACAGGGTTGGACTTTGCCGGGTATGACAGTTGTCTGTGGTGACAGTCACACTGCCACGCACGGGGCATTTGGTGCCCTGGCCCATGGCATTGGCACCTCTGAGGTCGAACATGTTCTGGCGACGCAGACTCTGATTCAGAAGAAATCGAAAAACATGAAGGTTGAGATCACCGGCAAACTGCGCCCTGGCGTCACGGCCAAAGACATCACTCTGTCTGTTATCGGCAAAACTGGGACAGCGGGCGGTACGGGTTATGTGATTGAATATTGCGGTGAGGCCATTCGCGATCTGTCCATGGAAGGGCGCATGACCGTCTGCAACATGGCCATCGAAGGCGGCGCGCGCGCCGGTCTGATTGCGCCGGACGAAAAGACTTTTGAGTATTGCAAAGGTCGTCCGCACGCCCCCAAAGGGGCACAGTGGGAAGCGGCTCTAAATTGGTGGAAAACGCTCTATTCTGATGACGATGCGCATTGGGACATGGTTGTAACGATTGCCGGCGAAGACATCGCGCCAGTTGTCACCTGGGGCACGTCACCTGAAGACGTTCTTCCTATCACGGCCAAAGTCCCATCGCCGGATGACTTCGAAGGTGGCAAGGTAGGAGCAGCTCAACGTAGCCTTGACTATATGGGTCTGACTCCTGGCACGCCTCTGTCAGACATCGAAATTGACACGGTCTTTATCGGATCTTGCACAAATGGCCGTATCGAAGATTTGCGCGCCGCTGCTGAAATCCTGAAGGGCAAGAAGATCAAAGACGGTTTGCGGGCCATGGTTGTTCCGGGATCCGGTCTTGTACGTCTTCAGGCGGAGGAAGAGGGATTGGCGGACATCTTCAAAGAAGCAGGGTTCGAATGGCGCTTGGCTGGATGTTCCATGTGCCTGGCAATGAATCCAGATCAACTGTCGGAAGGCGAACGTTGTGTTTCCACGTCCAACAGAAACTTCGAAGGGCGGCAAGGCTACAAGGGCCGCACGCACCTCGTATCTCCGGGCATGGCTGCTGCTGCGGCCATAACCGGTAAACTGACAGATGTGCGGGAGATGATGTAA